Genomic DNA from Oryza sativa Japonica Group chromosome 5, ASM3414082v1:
CAGGACTCGATCTAAGACCTTAGCCCTGTTGTTTGGATGAAGGAAAATATATAGGAACTGATTTGTAATTGTTACGGGGAATGATAACCATAGTGGTAACATTTATCCAATCTGAAAAACTACTTGCTATCTCCATGTAGATGCTATATAGAAAATAGAAGACATgttgaaaaactattttttctcttttgcatGCTGATATTGGTGAAGTTCACTTTTTTTATGATTTGTTATTTAGTTTACCATTTTAAAATTCAATGATATATCAATTGACAAACAATAGCCGTTGTTTTATGAATAAAATTATCTCCGTGGTGAACGGTCTGTTTTGCATCGAACTGGGTGCTGACATTAATCATTTAGCACTCTGGATGTTTCATTTTCATGTGTGTGCTTGTTTTCCCTCAAGTCTATTTGATCCTTTCACAGGCATATTCCAGTTTGTCGCCTACTGTTCACATAGTGAATGTGCAGAGTTCTGCAAAGGAATCACAAGCTAATGTTACTGTATGTTCTATACTCCGAAGCTTTCCCTATATTAGTACTAGCTTTTGAAAGCATGAGCTGCCTAGCTTTGTTGAATTCATAAAATGCTAGTAATGTTCTTGTAACCAGCCATGTTTCAATTGTTCGTTTTCTGCAGGAAATTCATGATGGTTTGGAGTTTTCtaatgatgacgatgatgaatATTCTTTTGGAATATTTTCTGTGAAGTTTTCAAAGGATGGTCAAGAAATTGTTGTTGGCAATAGTGATAGATCTATAAATGTTTATGATCTTAGAGCAAATAAAGTGTCTGTTCGCATCCGTGCTCATGCGGTATAAATTAGCTGATTTGCCATATGCTTTTTGGTTCAATCAGTTGTATGACTGGTTTTTGCCTTGTTCATTCCATTTCATGACCTAGCTATCTCATTTATACCAATCTtctagttttttattttacgCAATTGTATAACACATTTATTTGCTATCTTATTTTCTTCTCAATTGGTTCTGTAAGGCTGATGTCAATGCAGTCACCTTCGCTGATGAAAGTGGTAATCTATTGTACTCTGGAAGTGATGATAATCTCTGTAAGGTTAGTGTTCTTGTTAATTGTTGGAATAATGCCTTCTTAATCTTGCTTCAATATGAAAACGTACTCTATCAATTGGAAAGAAGAACTATCACAAACTATGTGTATAATGAGCATAACAAGAGTTGAATAGGTGATGGTGAAGGGTAGGGTTTACGGTTTGGAAATGGAATAATACAGCTCCTAGCATCTAGATGCTAGAATGCATTTGTGAAGGAACAGTAGTAAATCCAATAAATAGACTCTTAAAACATCCAATCTTGTAGTCAGTGCTTGTCCTAACAATATTTTATGATCCTTAGGTGTGGGATAGGCGGTGCCTTGCTAGAGAAAAACCAGCAGGTGTTTTGACAGGACATTTAGATGGGATTACATTTATTGATAGCCGTGGTGATGGACGTTATTTCATATCCAACTGCAAGGACCAAACGATCAAACTTTGGGATGTGAGGAAAATGTCCGCTTCTATTAAAGGGTATAGTTTTTGCTCTACGGCCATTCATTACTTTCACTTCTTTTTCTTGCGAGGAATTACATTTACAATGTTGATCCccatatttattatatatatttctaagaCTCTCTATCGCCTGTTCTTGCAGCCGTCAACCGAGATTTTTTGACTGGGATTACAGATGGATGTCATTCCCGTTGGAAGCTCGACACTGTAAGCATCCAAACGATCAGTCTCTGGCCACATACAGAGGCCATTCAGTTCTGCGGACACTTATCCGTTGCTACTTCTCCCCAGTGTACAGGTTAGAGCCCAAGATGGATTATTTTAGTCACACGCAttcaagtttatttttaacCATTTTAGCAAAGCTATATTTCACTCTTTCAGCACCATCATGTACATACTGTTAAAGAAACAATCAGTGTTGCTGCTGCTTTTTACTCCTTGATGTCCATCAAAGTTGGTAGAGCATCATACTCTAACTAATCGCTATAAAAGCTTAGGTTTATGTCATTAGAGGTTTATGTCAGTCTTGGTTTCTGGAGTGGGTAGATCTAAGTTTAAGGTAGTTGATCccttctaaagaaaaaaaaagtttaaggtAGTCGATTTGCTTGTGACCATTTGAGTGAAAAACTGTAAAGACAGCTATTATAATGAATTTAAACTAGCATGGATCTTGTTCAGTTACTAGTCTTATTAATAACAATTTCCTTCATTGCAGCACGGGTCAGAGATACATATACACAGGATCCAGCGACGAGTATGTCTACATCTATGACGTGGTATGTGATTCAACAATTTCCTCTGGATACTCTAttgatttatttgtttattCTTCATATTTTGTAAACTATAGCCTGTTGAGTTGGTACATTTTTCAGATACTTGGGTCATTTGTTATGTTACACCAATAGTGTGTCAACTATCATTGGGCATAAAATCCATCTCGTTCCAAAATCTAAAACTGATGTTCTTTCAGGTAACTGGGGATATCGTCGAGAAGCTTTCGTGGCATGGATCGATCATCAGGGACTGTACCTGG
This window encodes:
- the LOC4337782 gene encoding LEC14B protein isoform X2, yielding MCRSSLVMVHCLLLGFGRIRIYDADNGWKVHKDISCRSLQWTVSDIALSPDQQLLAYSSLSPTVHIVNVQSSAKESQANVTEIHDGLEFSNDDDDEYSFGIFSVKFSKDGQEIVVGNSDRSINVYDLRANKVSVRIRAHAADVNAVTFADESGNLLYSGSDDNLCKVWDRRCLAREKPAGVLTGHLDGITFIDSRGDGRYFISNCKDQTIKLWDVRKMSASIKGRQPRFFDWDYRWMSFPLEARHCKHPNDQSLATYRGHSVLRTLIRCYFSPVYSTGQRYIYTGSSDEYVYIYDVVTGDIVEKLSWHGSIIRDCTWHPYNLTIVSSSWDGYLARWEASGDEDDLSVLTENEQRTSPYRQSYTRHLLL
- the LOC4337782 gene encoding LEC14B protein isoform X1; the encoded protein is MRGRRRRAREADPVPEPFTIDDEVSHLTRIRSEPSQKTLGAFYAGRKRGISTFGLLSGRESGRSGAGGFSRADCAYAARKHLPTKGPWCVDDMTSEAYVSQFSSDGSLLVAGFRGSRIRIYDADNGWKVHKDISCRSLQWTVSDIALSPDQQLLAYSSLSPTVHIVNVQSSAKESQANVTEIHDGLEFSNDDDDEYSFGIFSVKFSKDGQEIVVGNSDRSINVYDLRANKVSVRIRAHAADVNAVTFADESGNLLYSGSDDNLCKVWDRRCLAREKPAGVLTGHLDGITFIDSRGDGRYFISNCKDQTIKLWDVRKMSASIKGRQPRFFDWDYRWMSFPLEARHCKHPNDQSLATYRGHSVLRTLIRCYFSPVYSTGQRYIYTGSSDEYVYIYDVVTGDIVEKLSWHGSIIRDCTWHPYNLTIVSSSWDGYLARWEASGDEDDLSVLTENEQRTSPYRQSYTRHLLL